In Hippoglossus hippoglossus isolate fHipHip1 chromosome 19, fHipHip1.pri, whole genome shotgun sequence, the DNA window tcctgtttctcaactttctccgtctcactcctctgtttctccactttctccgtctcactcctgtttctccactttctccgtctcactcctgtttctcaactttctccgtctcactcctgtttctccactttctccgtctcactcctgtttctcaactttctccgtctcactcctgtttctccactttctccatctcactcctgtttctccactttctccgtctcactcctgtttctccactttctccgtctcactcctgtttctctccctttctccgtctcactcctgtttctcaactttctccgtctcactcctgtttctccactttctccgtctcactcctgtttctcaactttctccgtctcactcctgtttctccactttctccgtctcactcctgtttctctccctttctccgtctcactcctgtttctcaactttctccgtctcactcctgtttctccactttctccgtctcactcctgtttctctccctttctccgtctcactcctgtttctccactttctccgtctcactcctgtttctcaactttctccgtctcactcctctgtttctccactttctccgtctcactcctgtttctccactttctccgtctcactcctctgtttctccactttctccgtctcactcctgtttctccactttctccgtctcactcctgtttctcaactttctccgtctcactcctgtttctcaactttctccgtctcactcctgtttctccactttctccgtctcactcctgtttctccactttctccgtctcactcctctgtttctccactttctccgtctcactcctgtttctccactttctccgtctcactcctgtttctcaactttctccgtctcactcctgtttctctccactttctccgtctcactcctctgtatctctccctttgttttctctccctgtatctctatctgtctttttctttctaccgtcttctcacgtgtaacttgcctctaactctctcatctgtctgcactgtagagtcgcaatgtttaccgcctggaatgcacagacttgattggctgagtagtatcacgtgggatggcttaactcgcatgcaattggtctgtgcgtttctcatccgctaaaccactaccgtaaagactacaaaagctgcgccggttacaaatagaagcgccccgtcaggttttaaatcataaccttctgttttggctgtaggtccgggtccgtacgggacggcttctgggtccggacccggaccgcggtccgcctgttagtgacctctgttATAAAAGATTTCATACTGTTGATTATTTCCACAGTGGAATAATTATATTCACTGAAGGAAGGAATTAGCATCTCACGACCGGCCTGTCAAACATAGACCGAGGGCCCTGAGTAATGAACCGTACTGCAAATAACTCAACTGTTCCATGAACACTCACgtcacatcacacactcacatacacccTCCCACACACTGTCGCATTTCTTTCCCGCAACAGGAATTATGTTCAAGACGTTTTTCTGTCCTCATTTTGTCAAACTGTTTCCTCCCTTAATAAGTCAATCTTTGTTGTGATTATCTATTAATGGCTGTATTTTCATCACTTTGCTCCTCTATTTTTTACCTCATGCTGAAACTAATTCTGTTCAGGCTGAACCTTATTTAATATTCTACTTTCAGAGGCTTTCAGGTGTCAAGGCTCAAGCACTTGCTAAATGTATCTTCTGCTCTTGCTGATGAAATTCAGAGATTTGTATCTAaattacttttgtgttttctgcccAAAGTGCAAAGAAGATCATTCACCTCGACTGATGGACAACAGAGATTTGATCTTCACCACAAACATTGTAAGTTCATAACAGTtacaaattatattaatattattcagGTGAATAGATTGAGATCAAGTCACTTCCTGTGCAGCTTTGCATTAAAATCATGGATTCTGCTTGTGGGCTGCAGAAGCTCCTCATTCCAGCCCATAGAGGGCAGTCTTATCAGTGCTGATGTTTACGCTGATATTAAAATTGGCATTATAATTATTGCGAAGCCAACAATTAAGAATATGACCAAGTCTCAGAATCCATTAACTGAAGCAGTAGGAATAATTCTAAACATTTCATATGATGTTATTCcacagcttttttctttttattggcatTTATCAGGTTGTAAACCAAAACCAGTATAAATCTGACAGATTTTATTTGCAACCACTAAGCATCTTTATTGTCTGCACCTCGTGTACTAACGCGAGATCGTCATTACGAGGAAGTGTCGTGATGATTGACATACTGTTCACACTTCAGCTGACACTTAGGAGCATTCTTTGAGACATTGGAAAGGAGATGAAAATCAAATGCTAAGTGAAACTTTTATGGTTCACCAACGTTTTATCTTTGCTATTTTTTATTCAAGTCTTCATATGAATTCATGTGAAGGTATGATTTCTATATGCGCTGCCTCGTCAGGGTTGTAATCTCATGTGGAAGAATAGAACTGACGAAGTGTTTCTCaatcttttatttaataaagTCCACCGTCATTTATCCAAAGTGACATAAGTTGTAAACATCAAAGcagcaaataaatatatatataaatatatatataaatatatatatataacgtaCAAACAAATTCCAGATACAGCGCAAAACATCAGACCTTTAGAAACTCCTGTCAGTCTGCATAAGAGCTACCATTATGTCTTTACAGGCAAATAAAAGTTCTGTTTGGTGACATTCAgattctgcttcttctccatTTAATGCAATGAATCCATTCTGCAGCCTCAGCCCTCTCTCTGGACAAGTCAGACATGAGACTAGTCAGACATGAGACTAGACTCCGGACTAGTCAGATTCTGGACTAGACTCTGAACTGGTCACAATCTGGACTAATCAGAATCCGGACTAGTCAGACATAATCCGTACTAGCCAGACTCTGAACTAGTCAGACTCTGCCCCGGAGATCTCAGGTGGGATCCTCTCTATAGACTCTGTGGAGGAGCTTCGGGAACCTCTGGGCTGAGGGGACGGATGATGAGAGCCTTGAGGTTGGTCCATCCCAGAATGCATCAGGGGTAAGTAGATGTCGTCCATGTTTGGCAGCACAAACACTTtctggagaggaagaaaaaacaacacaactgtgatACTTGCGTATCTGAACAGAAGACGGAAACACTGTAGGCACAGGGTTTTCTTTAACCTGGAACTCATCCTGCAGTTTCCTCTCAATCCACTCTGTGACGTGGCAGAAAGtcacctccctctcccccagTTTCGGACGGACATGCAGCTCCAGCTTGGGTGGCACACAGAAGCTGTACCTGCAGATGAAATCATAATATTTGTTTCTCATAATCAGATGTggtgataaataaatgttgctttGAGATTAGATGGGTGCAACCATGTGACAAACACAGCAAGTGTAGCTGATAAACAACAGGAGTGTGTTTGAATGACCTTTGATAACATGCAGTGTTATCACCGCATGTTATCAAAGGGGTGTTAAATTCTTGTTCATTTGTATCCGGCAACCTGCTTCTAATGGGGAAGTGCcctacttacacacacacacacacacacacacacacacacacacacacacacacacacacacacacacacacacacacacacacacacacacacacacacacacacacacacacacaggtatctTTTACAAATAATTCACCTCACATTTCCTTGtggttttctgtaaaaacaaacccTCTCTTTAAGATGATGACCATCCCTTCGAAAGTAAATAGAGGAATTACTGTTATTTCAATAGCTAACTAGATTTTGTTTTGCCTTTGATGCAATAAGGAATTTAAACAGGTAGATCAAAATGAATTATTCTAAAGCTCATTACCACTTATGTCAaattgtaatgtaatgaatgaTTTGACTCATTGGAGAGGATGCAGCTCAGTAGGGGACACTGCTCATTTATTTTTGGTCTGACCTCCTTTATTattggaaaaaaacagaaaaatagcTCTAAATTtggcagttttatttttggaaaaaactaccaaacaacaatttgaaaaaagccaaatttcttttcttgaaagagcataataataatattgttcaATGCCATTTTTGTCACAGATAGTATAAGCACTGTGCTGTCAGTCttctttatcttattttataaCATACTTTCTACATGTTTGTAGAAGTgttctcttctgtgtttgagtttaaattaaaaaatgtatactgTATAACCCGGCTTGTATTAACAAGTGACTGTAAATGCTGAATCTCTTTATAGTCTTTAATCCGGCCTTTGGATCAGTTACAAAGCAGTTGACATTTTCTATTGTGCTCCAGCATTTAGTTCGTACCATATCCTGTCAGTAGGGGGCGGAGGGATGTTGACGACCAGAGTCCCTGACAGCTCCTGAACCTCCACGGTGAGCAGCAGGGGCGTGTTGGACATCTCCTCAAACTTCTTCTTAATGAACTCGTTCTCCGTGGCCCTCTGGAAGTACTTAGATTTAGCGATTTTGTCCATAAATCTTAAAATCTTCCTTCCGGTCTTGCCTCCCGCTGTCCTGTAAGAGAAGAGTAGAGgagacgaagaggaagaggagagaagaggaggggagactTAGTATGATCTTGCGTTTGTGAGTAGATTCAGTATTTAGATGAGAAGTTAAAATCTGAGCAGGGATGAGAggctgaaatgtaaatgaagcGGCAGCCATCTGGAGTGTGATGTCAGCCCAGTTTATTTTCTGCTGTAAAATGTGAGGATTCACAACACAGTAGGGGTAGACATGCTGCAGATTAATGGTGATGAAAGTGGAAACATTTCCTTTTACATgaaactgtttatgtttatgtgatTTGACTTATTTATCAATCAAACGTTGTAAATAAAGGTTCATTCGTAATTCTCTTCACAAGCAAATAAAATCTCCTTTTAATGTTACatgaaaaaagtaatttaatacatttaagcTGTTATATAtagcacagttttttttggtttgataTGACTGgtacgtttttttttacccttcaGTTACTGGCGTGCATCCCTTATCCCCGACCAGCCCCTGAGGCTCGGAGAGAAGCAGCTCTTCCTCATCAGAAGAACCAGCGCTGGAGGACTCTTCATCACTGTCCGCCAACACACTGGGGATTGGCCGGCAGCTGGGAGGAAGagattttagtcttttttttttttttttttaaaggaacataGATGCATATATAGATGGATGATGATaatccacttcctcccattgtacaaatATGAGGTCGACACGTGCTCTCGACCAACCAtgagtgagtctcagctgtcgatcaCGACacttcaccctgtttttatagcatcaaataaccaattcaAACTAAACTCGCCGAAAAACTTAGCACttgaacaaatatcagtgtgataagaactacctaaaacaaaacaatccatctttgagaaaaattaaTATGACATATATTTGGcctgtgtcccatccactaacatagaggaggcgaGGTATAGGACCTACATTGCATTATTTGTATGCATAAAAGGAGATCTGTgaagtgatttaaatgtttctttccaGTTAATCTCATACGTGTGTGGTACAAACCGTGGGCTGCCAGTTTCAGTGGCGCAGTCCGCGTCCTGGCCGCCCTCTTTGCCCAGCTTGGACAAATTGAATTTAGTCTGCAGGGTCATCTGCAGGGCACCAGTGTAgaccagctgcagctccacccaTAGGCCTGTAGGGGGCAGCACACAGAGGTCAACTCCACACGGCCAAACCTAAATCAAAGCTCATGCAAACCGCCTAATCTGGGCACACGCCGTTTTAGAgggcagattaaaaaaaaagattatcgggccagaaaatgaaattaataataaattatgcCAGATTACGAACCCTGATCAGATGCTGACACATGTGGACTAAGCAGCAAAAAACTGGGAAAATCCAGAGAACAAGGTGATTTGCTGACAGGCTGTTGTGTATcagcagagtgagagggagaaagcgAGTGACACAGTTTCTACTCCTCCGTCATTGGGAGTGTTGACTGCCAGAGGGccagattttaaaaacacacccacacatacgAGCCAATATGCTCTGAATGTTGAAGGCCACGGCGTAATGACTGCTCTGCTCCGTGAGATTACAACAGGATAACAACGTCTGATCTGATGCTTTGCAGTACTCAGCTGTAATCACatgaacaagtgtgtgtgtgtttgtgtgtgtgtgtgcgtgtgtgtgtgtattgcacTCACCTCTGTGGTTAACCTCTGGTTTGGAGCAAGCAGTGATATGTGGCATGGAGCAGCCCATATCCAACTCAGTCAGGGTGAGCTCATTCATAAAGTAAGGCAGCTGCAGGGAATAAACCACTTagtttaaaacaacatcaaataaaatgcaTAAATTAAAGTCTTTTCTGTGACTTTTAAATTGCCACAGTAACGGTCTATGAAACTGTGCTCACTCTGATTTTGCTGAGCTTCTTCTGGATCTTTTGGGAAACAGCATCGGACCAGTGCTTCTCTCGCAGGAAGTCCCAGAAGATCCGACCAATGAGAGCGTCAACCCACGCAGTCTGGCTCTTCCCAGGGTTCTCTGCAAGATCACAAGTACACTAGAGGCAAAGACACAAAAGCTGAATGTTTAGGATCATTTAGAGAGGAGAACATTTTCACTGGATGAAGTTTAAGGCTAGCAACAGAAACCTGTTGTCTCTATGGCATGCAATGAACGTTTTCTCTATATACCATGAAAACTGCCTCTGGAATGTTCCTACAGCTTCATTTCATTTGCTTCACTTAATTTCATCTGCAAGCATGACGTACGTTTCCTCTGACGGTGGGGCTTGTGTCTGGGCTGCCGGCTCCAGGAGTGGACAGGGGGGTCATCTCCTCTGTGGCCAGGAGACGAGCCATGTAACTGGGGTAGTCTAACAGTAAATGGCTCCTGGTGGTATTGAAGGTCTGACAGACATTAGCTGCAGGGATGCAGGGGACTGGGGGTGTGCAGGGGGCGTCGTCATCACTGCTTTCCACTCTGCTGGAGCCTCGGTTGCTCGGATTACCTGAGGCATCACCGCTCGGAACCAGCTCTGGATCACCTGGAGAATCAAGGAAACATTTCCCTGGGTTGGTTTGGATAACGTTCATGCAGGGTAGCTGCTTCCCATTATTTGCAGCcctaatgctaagctaagctaacaggatTTAGTCTCAAACTATAATTATTGCCCTGCAGTTATACGCCTCCACCATTCTGTAGAGTTTCAGTCtatatacattttttccagactcatttGAGGTCGCTatgactttgacctttgttcactgaaatctaatcagttaatatTTGATTCTCGTGACATTGGgtcaaatttgaagaatttaCCTCAAGGtagacttgagatatcatgtaCAAGaagccaaaaacatgttttatgaggccaccttgacctttgaacacaatattcaaatcaattcatccttgagtccaactcgaggtttgtgccaaatttgtaGAAATTACTGCAAGGCGTTCTTGAGTTACCGCATTCACAAGAACGAGacacagacaacctgaaaacatattgCCTCCGGCCAATGGCTGTTACCGTCTCATAACAAAAACATGAGTCATCTACGTAACTCAATCTTCTCAACTGTTGACTAGTTAAATCACTAAATTTAAGCCTCTTGTCCTCCATAACTCACCATCCTTCCCCAAGAGTGAAGCAGTTTTGTACTCTTattatttaatgcattttacATGAGTACAGCAACAGGCTAAAGGAAGTGTGACTGATTAAAATAACTGATTTGATATGAATTCTCTTCTGCGGTGCAAGGTCACAAAACCATGGTGAGATCTGTGCGTTACCACGGGATTGACTTGGAAATGCAAAGAATTGGGGCATGTTATCCATAATCCACACACCATGTACACCATTTGTATAGATGCCTTATCTAAAATCCTTGTTCTCTCTAATGCATTATTAACGTTTGTCATACCCGATCTGGACTCACATCTGTCAGGCCTCTGTATGTCCCTCTCCTTATCCCTCTCTGTATCCGTGGATGCAAAGAGGAAATGACGAAACCACTCTTCTTTCTCTCGCCCTGTGCGGCCGAAGAGGTAAAGAGTGGTGGGGGGGTCATGGACGGGTTTGGGGGAACTCTGTTTCGGACTTGACGGTTCCGCACCGGGCTCCTCTCCCCGACTCTCCTTCAGCCTTCCTCCCACATCCTCCTGTGAGTTTATCGCTCCGGCGAGTTGGATGCAGATGGGATACTTTGGGTTCCACGTCCTCTTGCGTGCCAACACAGATGGCAGCAGGAATACCTTTGGGGAACAGTGGCAGAGCAAAATACAACTGTTGAATTGGCAACGCAGTAAGATGTCTCATTAGTGAACTGCTAATCaatgcagaagagtttaatcAATATCAGAAGTTGATTTGACAGTTTATTTCCAGTAGACAATTATTTCAAATAAGCTTTTCCCTATTTTTGTAACTGCAGGAATTGTACTTGATCTTGGATTTCACAAAGAGAGCTTTGCACTGATGGCACACATTAAAAGATAAATACCACAATACCAAATATATCTGGTGTTTCATCtgtaaatccaaataaaaaaaagaaaaggcttaAATATTGTTCAGATATTCCCTTTCACACAGTTACTGAGGCGGCCATCATACTTTGCTCTTTTCAAGCTGAAAGCAGCGTGACTTGACAAAAGTGGCTTCGTGGACTCTTTCGTTGTATGTGGCCCTGCGGCTGATGTTGGTACGAGGGGAGTCCAGACGGAGACAAGAGCCATCCAAGGTGGCAAACACGGAGTGAGTCAGAGCTGGGTGGAAGCTCTCTGGGTCGTAATCGTGTATCTCATTCATCCAGCCCTGGAAAGAAGGAGGGTAAATGCTGTTTTAAGTGAACATTACACACAGTTTCAAGTGAGTAATAAACACTTGACCTTAGAAAAATCACATTATGTTTGTAATAAGCCTGGAAGttaagaacagagagaaaagaaatgtgattgtaaatgtgtgttagTCTAAGATG includes these proteins:
- the tex2l gene encoding testis-expressed protein 2 isoform X1, with the protein product MAESGNNGERTSRDKERGDGRPLKQPRKPSPVGSPSCGSRRHLSRGIVIQLTGTEGDWDSLDDSELIFSLDHDVDYPPVSFSKERQLSVEDDSRLHSQAFHVPLSPSSPGSLGNCSATGPSFLSPGSSSPSRRPLASLVKSLSTELELKEGSTLRPKPFLSLVKSISTELSRSEPEVSQSKSDSRLNLHLWKQLTQPRARSNGDSRTAPPSPSSLSPSGEAFKGGFFKMELEDTKRKLSEAVQEPLSSMFNKIMREESVGSPKHQSKTQGPHQVGSRGLGREGSTDTVLSDSPGRNSRKTDVDFLPVFDWPSVKNPGRIHSSSCPVHNHRQHNRDGELEICTDGDMMQVLTTETHRQARGAPAASQIPVAPLVQTSPLPQPPHPLPRMSLFCVAFLSYGYFILPLSPYLSGLALGLALGFLIGLLLIRMGSSRSRCPHPTYRSAHTLLGEVILTGGAVNTEPDILKGWMNEIHDYDPESFHPALTHSVFATLDGSCLRLDSPRTNISRRATYNERVHEATFVKSRCFQLEKSKVFLLPSVLARKRTWNPKYPICIQLAGAINSQEDVGGRLKESRGEEPGAEPSSPKQSSPKPVHDPPTTLYLFGRTGREKEEWFRHFLFASTDTERDKERDIQRPDRCESRSGDPELVPSGDASGNPSNRGSSRVESSDDDAPCTPPVPCIPAANVCQTFNTTRSHLLLDYPSYMARLLATEEMTPLSTPGAGSPDTSPTVRGNCTCDLAENPGKSQTAWVDALIGRIFWDFLREKHWSDAVSQKIQKKLSKIRLPYFMNELTLTELDMGCSMPHITACSKPEVNHRGLWVELQLVYTGALQMTLQTKFNLSKLGKEGGQDADCATETGSPRCRPIPSVLADSDEESSSAGSSDEEELLLSEPQGLVGDKGCTPVTEGTAGGKTGRKILRFMDKIAKSKYFQRATENEFIKKKFEEMSNTPLLLTVEVQELSGTLVVNIPPPPTDRIWYSFCVPPKLELHVRPKLGEREVTFCHVTEWIERKLQDEFQKVFVLPNMDDIYLPLMHSGMDQPQGSHHPSPQPRGSRSSSTESIERIPPEISGAESD
- the tex2l gene encoding testis-expressed protein 2 isoform X2 gives rise to the protein MAESGNNGERTSRDKERGDGRPLKQPRKPSPVGSPSCGSRRHLSRGIVIQLTGTEGDWDSLDDSELIFSLDHDVDYPPVSFSKERQLSVEDDSRLHSQAFHVPLSPSSPGSLGNCSATGPSFLSPGSSSPSRRPLASLVKSLSTELELKEGSTLRPKPFLSLVKSISTELSRSEPEVSQSKSDSRLNLHLWKQLTQPRARSNGDSRTAPPSPSSLSPSGEAFKGGFFKMELEDTKRKLSEAVQEPLSSMFNKIMREESVGSPKHQSKTQGPHQVGSRGLGREGSTDTVLSDSPGRNSRKTDVDFLPVFDWPSVKNPGRIHSSSCPVHNHRQHNRDGELEICTDGDMMQVLTTETHRQARGAPAASQIPVAPLVQTSPLPQPPHPLPRMSLFCVAFLSYGYFILPLSPYLSGLALGLALGFLIGLLLIRMGSSRSRCPHPTYRSAHTLLGEVILTGGAVNTEPDILKGWMNEIHDYDPESFHPALTHSVFATLDGSCLRLDSPRTNISRRATYNERVHEATFVKSRCFQLEKSKVFLLPSVLARKRTWNPKYPICIQLAGAINSQEDVGGRLKESRGEEPGAEPSSPKQSSPKPVHDPPTTLYLFGRTGREKEEWFRHFLFASTDTERDKERDIQRPDRCDPELVPSGDASGNPSNRGSSRVESSDDDAPCTPPVPCIPAANVCQTFNTTRSHLLLDYPSYMARLLATEEMTPLSTPGAGSPDTSPTVRGNCTCDLAENPGKSQTAWVDALIGRIFWDFLREKHWSDAVSQKIQKKLSKIRLPYFMNELTLTELDMGCSMPHITACSKPEVNHRGLWVELQLVYTGALQMTLQTKFNLSKLGKEGGQDADCATETGSPRCRPIPSVLADSDEESSSAGSSDEEELLLSEPQGLVGDKGCTPVTEGTAGGKTGRKILRFMDKIAKSKYFQRATENEFIKKKFEEMSNTPLLLTVEVQELSGTLVVNIPPPPTDRIWYSFCVPPKLELHVRPKLGEREVTFCHVTEWIERKLQDEFQKVFVLPNMDDIYLPLMHSGMDQPQGSHHPSPQPRGSRSSSTESIERIPPEISGAESD